The following coding sequences are from one Psychrobacter sp. AH5 window:
- a CDS encoding PilT/PilU family type 4a pilus ATPase — translation MDFEKLLQLMIAKNGSDLFITADVAPSIKVNGQIFPVGKTPLNAEQTMKLVKSVMTGAQQQEFEATNECQFAITDEAQQARFRVSAFVQRDMAGMVLRKIESKIPTVEELGLPESLKELAMKKRGIILLVGATGTGKSTTLAAMIGHRNRNSHGHIITVEDPIEFVHQHQGCIITQREVGIDTHSFEAGLKNALRQAPDVILIGEIRNPTVMSYAIQYAETGHLVFATLHANNANQAIDRIIHFFESNRHTQTFMDLSLNLQAIVAQQLLPTSDGKGRCAAIEILLNSQLIGDYIRKGEIHELKGVMTRSRNSGMQTFDQALFDLYESGKIDYEEAIKHADSPNDLRLQIKLNSKNNKRNFEDNSGNLSLNKG, via the coding sequence ATGGACTTTGAGAAACTTCTACAATTGATGATTGCAAAAAACGGTTCTGATCTTTTTATTACCGCTGATGTTGCCCCTTCTATAAAGGTTAATGGCCAAATCTTTCCTGTAGGTAAGACGCCGCTTAATGCTGAGCAAACTATGAAGCTTGTCAAAAGCGTCATGACTGGCGCTCAGCAACAAGAATTTGAAGCCACTAACGAGTGTCAGTTTGCCATTACCGACGAGGCGCAGCAAGCTCGTTTTCGTGTCAGTGCGTTTGTACAACGTGATATGGCTGGGATGGTATTACGGAAAATTGAAAGTAAAATTCCAACGGTTGAGGAGCTAGGTCTGCCCGAATCGCTAAAAGAGCTTGCCATGAAAAAAAGAGGCATCATCTTATTAGTAGGCGCTACCGGAACGGGGAAATCCACCACCCTTGCCGCTATGATTGGCCATCGTAATAGAAACTCTCATGGCCATATTATAACGGTGGAAGATCCTATCGAGTTTGTCCATCAACATCAAGGCTGTATTATTACTCAGCGTGAGGTAGGCATCGATACTCATTCTTTTGAAGCTGGCTTAAAAAACGCTTTACGGCAAGCGCCAGACGTTATTTTGATCGGTGAGATTCGTAATCCGACAGTTATGAGTTATGCCATTCAGTATGCTGAAACCGGGCATTTAGTTTTTGCCACTTTACACGCTAACAATGCCAATCAGGCCATTGATCGTATTATTCACTTTTTTGAGAGCAATCGTCATACTCAAACCTTTATGGATTTGTCCCTTAACTTGCAGGCTATTGTCGCTCAGCAACTTCTACCTACTAGCGATGGCAAGGGCCGATGTGCAGCTATCGAGATATTATTGAACTCACAGCTGATAGGCGACTATATTCGTAAGGGTGAGATTCATGAATTAAAAGGAGTGATGACGCGTTCGCGTAATAGTGGTATGCAAACCTTTGATCAAGCGCTGTTTGATTTATACGAAAGCGGTAAGATAGACTACGAAGAAGCTATTAAACATGCCGATTCGCCCAATGATTTACGCCTACAAATCAAGCTCAATAGTAAAAACAACAAGCGTAATTTTGAGGATAATAGTGGTAATCTATCCTTAAATAAAGGTTAA
- the fur gene encoding ferric iron uptake transcriptional regulator — MAFTNQDLRKAGLKVTLPRVKILELLAQAELHHMSAEEVYKALIEQGEDVGLATVYRVLTQFEQAGIVERHNFENNLSVFEITQDEHHDHLVCDICGKIIEFHNKVIEEEQLKVAEEHGFRLSGHSLVLYGICNNQECQDNAR; from the coding sequence ATGGCTTTTACCAATCAAGACTTACGTAAAGCGGGGTTAAAAGTAACCTTACCGCGTGTCAAAATATTAGAGCTACTCGCCCAAGCCGAGCTTCATCATATGAGTGCCGAAGAGGTTTATAAAGCGCTTATTGAGCAGGGCGAGGATGTAGGTTTAGCTACTGTCTATAGAGTTTTGACCCAGTTTGAGCAAGCTGGCATCGTTGAGCGCCACAATTTTGAAAATAACTTATCGGTTTTTGAGATTACTCAAGATGAGCATCATGATCATCTGGTTTGTGATATTTGTGGCAAGATTATTGAGTTCCACAATAAGGTTATCGAAGAAGAGCAGCTTAAAGTGGCAGAAGAGCATGGTTTTAGATTGTCAGGCCACTCATTAGTGCTTTATGGTATCTGCAACAATCAAGAGTGCCAAGATAATGCTAGATAG
- a CDS encoding outer membrane protein assembly factor BamE has translation MSHLIMIKSLVFRKPNLLSHCQSSFRKVMITITLGASVALSGCSLFSVYKIDLPQGTPITQTQAQKLRVGMNQNQVLYILGSPAIRDTLAPNRWDYIYDFKAGTEGARKGIADVKNASQHLIVYFDDNGLVTRIEGTESLPAS, from the coding sequence ATGAGTCATCTTATCATGATAAAGTCGTTAGTTTTCCGTAAGCCAAATCTTCTATCTCATTGCCAATCTTCTTTTCGCAAAGTGATGATTACTATCACCTTAGGCGCTAGTGTCGCCTTATCTGGCTGCTCATTATTTAGCGTTTATAAGATCGATTTGCCCCAAGGAACGCCTATTACTCAAACACAAGCCCAAAAACTACGCGTGGGTATGAATCAAAATCAAGTGCTTTATATTTTGGGTAGTCCGGCTATCAGGGATACCCTTGCGCCCAATCGCTGGGACTATATTTACGATTTTAAAGCGGGTACAGAAGGGGCGCGTAAAGGTATTGCTGATGTCAAAAATGCCAGTCAGCATCTGATTGTCTACTTCGATGACAATGGCCTCGTCACTCGCATCGAAGGCACAGAGTCGCTCCCAGCTTCTTAA
- a CDS encoding RnfH family protein, whose product MAHSDTFNCAVSDDFGLYRLGNVVVNPADLTDADKAELNKKLNSITPMITVHLAYAESAKQQHYLTLQVQEGTSLHEALAQAGWLSRFEDLAVWCKQVADITVPKAKLWHVGIYSQKQPLNYQLQAQDRIEVYRSLSADPMSQRKNKSKSRPPNR is encoded by the coding sequence ATGGCGCATAGCGATACGTTTAATTGTGCCGTTAGCGATGATTTTGGCCTTTATCGGTTGGGTAATGTAGTGGTTAATCCAGCTGATCTCACTGATGCAGATAAAGCAGAGCTCAATAAAAAGCTTAATAGCATAACGCCTATGATTACGGTGCATCTAGCTTATGCTGAGAGCGCAAAGCAGCAGCATTATCTGACACTACAAGTACAAGAAGGCACTAGCTTGCATGAAGCATTAGCACAAGCTGGATGGTTATCACGGTTTGAGGATTTAGCAGTGTGGTGCAAGCAGGTAGCGGATATTACAGTGCCCAAAGCTAAGCTTTGGCATGTCGGTATTTACTCACAAAAGCAGCCTTTGAATTATCAATTACAAGCTCAAGATCGTATCGAGGTCTATCGTAGTTTGAGCGCTGATCCTATGTCTCAGCGCAAAAATAAAAGTAAAAGTCGTCCACCCAATCGCTAA
- a CDS encoding c-type cytochrome gives MKKLIAAASLCVASFSVQAVITVPEYDANAGKQIAETVCAACHGVDGVSVVPSQPNLGGQNVKYLYKQLVNFKSGYRVNGIMQSQVANLSQQDLANVAGYYSEQPTWGVGLANPATTQEATKLFLGGDKSRGVIGCAGCHGPDAAGNTWAAFPRLGGQHAEYISTQLKLFRAAGRDDDVTGKDQMRYNDAEKEGEKGMMQMVSSRLSDRDIRILSDYISAIH, from the coding sequence ATGAAAAAGTTAATCGCTGCCGCCAGCTTATGTGTTGCAAGTTTCAGCGTACAAGCTGTTATTACTGTTCCCGAATATGACGCTAATGCAGGTAAACAAATCGCTGAAACAGTATGCGCTGCCTGTCATGGTGTGGATGGTGTAAGTGTTGTACCTTCACAGCCTAACCTAGGTGGTCAGAACGTAAAATATTTATATAAGCAATTAGTCAATTTTAAGTCAGGCTATCGTGTTAACGGTATTATGCAGTCGCAAGTGGCTAATCTATCACAGCAAGACTTAGCTAACGTAGCAGGCTACTATTCTGAGCAACCTACTTGGGGCGTTGGACTGGCTAATCCTGCCACGACTCAAGAAGCGACTAAGCTATTTTTAGGTGGTGATAAGTCGCGCGGCGTGATTGGCTGTGCTGGTTGTCACGGTCCTGACGCTGCTGGTAATACTTGGGCGGCCTTTCCACGTTTAGGTGGGCAACATGCCGAATATATCTCCACGCAGCTAAAACTCTTTCGCGCGGCTGGCCGTGATGACGATGTAACCGGTAAAGATCAGATGCGTTATAATGATGCCGAAAAAGAAGGCGAAAAAGGCATGATGCAGATGGTGTCATCGAGATTATCTGATCGTGACATTCGTATTTTGTCAGACTACATTAGTGCTATTCACTAA
- a CDS encoding c-type cytochrome: protein MRLFTKTIAKTSRTLAASIATIVLSGLMSSTMAADIPTTYENSCAACHNSGALGAIKKGDSAAWNKLKQQKGMSALVNSVKSGMIQMPAGGLCSDCSDEDYRKLIDYMSE from the coding sequence ATGCGTTTATTCACCAAAACCATTGCAAAGACGAGTCGTACTTTGGCTGCTAGTATAGCTACTATAGTGCTAAGTGGACTCATGAGCAGCACTATGGCCGCTGATATTCCAACGACCTATGAGAATTCATGTGCTGCCTGTCATAATAGCGGTGCGTTAGGAGCTATCAAAAAAGGCGACAGCGCGGCCTGGAATAAACTCAAACAGCAAAAAGGTATGTCAGCGTTAGTCAACTCAGTAAAGAGTGGCATGATACAAATGCCAGCGGGCGGTTTATGCAGTGACTGTAGTGATGAGGATTATCGAAAATTAATAGATTATATGAGCGAATAA
- the yihA gene encoding ribosome biogenesis GTP-binding protein YihA/YsxC, whose protein sequence is MNTPFNDVAAEHAAFNTKARQRIQQTEFMTSAPTFRLCPPDAGLEVAFAGRSNAGKSSAINALTNQRQLARSSKTPGRTQMINFFNIGDTDRRLVDLPGYGYAAVPLEMKKEWQVELEEYLVSRESLAGLVLLTDIRHPLKFFDEQMLHWAKAGDLPVHILLTKADKLKYGASKNALLNTRKHLKKSGLNCTIQLFSALRKEGLDELAGVMGHWYDYKLDAEGNIQQQATETINADADEANISTDIDNETSNASED, encoded by the coding sequence ATGAATACCCCATTCAATGATGTTGCCGCAGAACATGCAGCCTTCAATACCAAAGCTCGCCAGCGTATTCAGCAGACTGAGTTTATGACCTCAGCGCCTACTTTTCGCCTCTGTCCTCCCGATGCTGGCTTGGAGGTAGCTTTTGCCGGTCGCTCAAATGCTGGTAAATCATCAGCGATTAATGCTTTGACCAATCAGCGTCAACTGGCCCGTTCCTCAAAAACTCCAGGACGCACGCAAATGATTAACTTTTTTAATATTGGCGATACCGATAGACGCTTGGTTGATTTGCCAGGTTATGGCTATGCTGCGGTTCCACTGGAGATGAAAAAAGAATGGCAGGTAGAATTAGAGGAGTATTTGGTATCGCGTGAGAGTCTTGCTGGGCTGGTACTACTAACCGATATACGTCATCCGCTGAAGTTTTTTGATGAGCAAATGCTGCATTGGGCCAAAGCAGGCGATCTGCCGGTACATATCTTACTAACCAAGGCCGATAAGCTCAAATATGGGGCTTCTAAAAACGCCCTACTTAATACCCGAAAACATCTAAAAAAGAGTGGCCTAAATTGTACTATTCAGCTGTTTTCAGCGCTTAGAAAAGAGGGCTTAGATGAATTGGCTGGGGTAATGGGTCATTGGTACGACTACAAGCTTGATGCAGAAGGTAATATTCAACAACAAGCTACCGAAACGATTAATGCAGATGCCGATGAAGCTAATATCAGTACCGATATAGATAATGAAACTAGTAATGCTAGCGAGGATTAA
- a CDS encoding RluA family pseudouridine synthase translates to MTDDKTSHEAPVIFNSKTRPQSADDEIGNFGKVNYLEVTRHQHDQRLDNFLLNRLKGLPKAHIYKMIRSDEVRVNNKRCKAHDRLQREDVVRIAPVQLATRDKPIISTEFAKSLLARVVYEDEGMIVLNKPSGIAVHGGSGLDFGVIEAMREVTGKKYLELIHRIDKDTSGLLMISKKRSTLKALQQRLVDKTIQKHYLCLAKGQPALNEQRIDASLLRYTLANGERRVKVELQDEQAKESQTDIVVHGRFSINNQPVSLIEAKPLTGRTHQIRVHLAHIGHAILGDDKYNVHDKSGVHRLCLHAWRLDIPGYETITAPLPEDMADWLPEQVKLPE, encoded by the coding sequence ATGACCGATGACAAAACTAGCCATGAAGCTCCTGTTATTTTCAATAGCAAAACCCGTCCGCAAAGCGCTGACGATGAAATTGGTAACTTTGGCAAAGTCAACTACTTAGAAGTCACGCGCCATCAACATGATCAGCGTTTGGATAATTTTTTGCTCAATCGTCTCAAAGGTTTGCCAAAAGCGCACATCTATAAGATGATTCGCTCAGATGAGGTGCGTGTTAATAATAAGCGCTGCAAAGCCCATGATCGGCTACAGCGCGAAGACGTAGTCCGTATTGCGCCTGTGCAATTAGCGACTCGTGATAAGCCTATTATCAGTACTGAGTTTGCCAAAAGTTTGCTAGCGCGCGTGGTCTATGAAGATGAGGGTATGATAGTACTCAACAAGCCTTCAGGTATTGCAGTGCATGGTGGTAGTGGGCTTGATTTTGGCGTGATTGAAGCGATGCGCGAGGTCACTGGCAAAAAGTATCTTGAGCTGATCCACCGTATTGACAAAGATACTTCAGGACTGTTGATGATATCCAAAAAGCGCTCAACCCTAAAAGCTTTGCAGCAGCGCCTAGTCGACAAAACCATTCAAAAGCATTATCTATGTCTAGCCAAAGGTCAGCCTGCGCTCAATGAGCAGCGTATTGACGCGTCTTTACTGCGTTATACCCTAGCTAATGGCGAGCGCCGCGTCAAAGTTGAGCTACAAGACGAGCAGGCAAAAGAGAGCCAAACTGATATTGTCGTTCATGGCCGTTTTAGTATTAACAATCAGCCCGTAAGTTTGATCGAAGCCAAACCCTTGACCGGACGCACTCATCAAATTCGCGTTCATTTAGCGCATATTGGCCACGCTATCTTGGGCGATGATAAATATAACGTCCATGACAAGTCAGGCGTCCATCGTCTGTGCTTGCACGCTTGGCGCTTAGATATCCCAGGCTATGAGACTATTACTGCGCCGTTGCCAGAAGATATGGCCGATTGGCTGCCTGAGCAAGTTAAGCTTCCTGAGTAA
- a CDS encoding Rne/Rng family ribonuclease gives MKRILINATQNEEIRVALCKGNHLYDFDLENRTREQKKSNIYKGHVTRVEPSLEAVFVEYGSQRQGFLPIREISTEYLSGNPRDENIKKLIKEGDELIVQVEKEERGNKGAALSTYVSLAGRYLVLMPNNPRGGGISRQISGKLREDMKRMLGNLDLPKGMSVIIRTAGIGKTQEDLQHDLNHLLNIWQAIQEQNQKYPSPRLVHQEAGVVTRAVRDYLRDDISEIWIDNENAYIEAAGFIDAVMPKQAEKLRKYTDYEPMFSRFNIEKQIETAYQREVRLPSGGSIVIDQTEALVSIDINSAKSTKGSDVAETAYHTNLEAADEIARQLRLRDMGGLIVIDFIDMNDNKHQKEVEKRLIDATKYDRARVQFGDISKFGLMEMSRQRLRPSLEESTGYICPRCHGNGMIRDLRSLSLSIMRQIEQIALKERQGEVQAEVPTDIAAFLLNEKRDALVYLEQDSGTRITILPHAHLESPNFKLHFNRDGFAPSSYERITDTQQQEHSDLGYDVDWQTADSVRPEQQPTRQPRQSSSNANGNTSHNSSSTKNETANQRQANSQHNGSANHQSSTQNSTQNSNQRSADRAVSHSNEHRSQANRPIASNAASNAQQPNQASATNLATNAVQQSAAQPQAVAWLSNLFAQAPQAKIANVSSHNAAEAIEALVNTGAQSLGSFGQTDSSALSQQSPAAPSNQQPSSDRSANERQPTRRNQNDDSTNEDKTEDRRRRKTRKPRPAKSHQRKEQREQASDDSSDSNEQGSSNDRQNQSVDNQNKSESANKRNNDRGHRSRQSSSHESNEDHQRQDSNQTTNEADEQARSKRKPHSKRSSRGTLERGETLDANNVKASNDDNTKQNEQSRHNDTGNQQANNGRRNQNPNEVTLQVNEAPIQLKSPEVVHLSLDDSKATRKPTDKSKADKQANDSAKQHDLAKQDDAAKKLDSGSTSTVTAKEHADKTEASDNVAKTKAAAKADSESTAATAVNKDSASVTTADNASVDKVDNMAASDTAEEVQAKPATSTNQSAQSANSELSSGFDLDHDKLFAARYVTANKFGQASNDPRVVRRQQALATKPKADIITAETTSPSSNVAAVRGTVGAFIRASLAEAEKRLANEGVISCFIAAIAEHSKVTPAATETANANSEESTFDSNGFDFSNYGYEPLSADYLQRFKTMTESTSQVAIGQGKTAVEPRPITKRASNDPRGQHPNYKEAADIEEPVESSVEQQATLSLPKVASETADVDTDAHDVAATALSAEAQADSVSVESEQLLEAEQIIDSEVEANRDTQSKEHAQAEKSKTTIASYKNMIENVAEQLLPQTGMFNLTTPKVPKARTRKPKTEHKKPTQAEKAEATSSADTVTDSDNNDS, from the coding sequence ATGAAGCGCATTTTGATCAACGCTACTCAAAACGAAGAGATTCGTGTTGCCCTTTGCAAAGGCAATCATCTGTACGATTTCGATCTAGAAAACCGCACCCGTGAACAAAAAAAATCTAACATCTATAAAGGCCATGTCACACGTGTTGAGCCCTCTTTAGAAGCAGTATTTGTCGAATATGGCTCTCAGCGCCAAGGGTTTTTGCCGATTCGCGAAATCTCCACAGAATACCTAAGCGGTAATCCGCGTGATGAGAATATCAAAAAACTCATCAAAGAAGGCGATGAGCTCATCGTGCAAGTCGAAAAAGAAGAGCGCGGTAATAAAGGCGCGGCCCTCTCCACTTACGTGTCGCTCGCTGGTCGCTACTTAGTACTAATGCCGAACAACCCTCGCGGCGGTGGTATCTCCCGTCAGATCTCTGGCAAACTGCGTGAAGATATGAAACGTATGCTAGGCAATCTGGATTTGCCAAAAGGCATGAGCGTTATCATCCGTACCGCTGGTATCGGCAAAACACAAGAAGATTTGCAACACGATCTCAACCATTTGCTTAATATCTGGCAAGCGATTCAAGAACAAAACCAAAAATATCCTTCGCCGCGCCTAGTCCATCAAGAAGCAGGTGTAGTAACCCGCGCCGTTCGTGATTATTTGCGTGATGATATCTCTGAGATTTGGATCGATAACGAAAACGCTTATATTGAAGCGGCAGGTTTCATCGATGCGGTAATGCCAAAGCAGGCTGAGAAATTACGCAAATATACCGATTATGAGCCGATGTTTTCTCGCTTTAATATCGAAAAGCAGATTGAAACTGCCTATCAGCGTGAAGTACGCCTGCCATCAGGTGGCTCTATTGTCATCGACCAGACCGAAGCTTTGGTCTCCATCGATATTAACTCAGCTAAGTCTACCAAAGGTTCAGACGTCGCTGAGACTGCTTATCATACCAACCTAGAAGCGGCGGATGAGATCGCGCGCCAGCTACGCCTGCGTGATATGGGCGGTCTGATCGTTATCGATTTTATTGATATGAATGATAATAAGCATCAAAAGGAAGTCGAAAAACGCCTAATTGATGCTACTAAATATGACCGTGCCCGTGTACAGTTTGGGGATATCTCCAAATTTGGCTTGATGGAGATGAGCCGTCAACGCTTGCGTCCGTCGTTAGAAGAGTCCACCGGCTATATCTGTCCGCGCTGTCATGGCAACGGTATGATTCGCGATTTGCGCTCACTGTCGTTATCAATTATGCGTCAGATTGAGCAGATCGCGCTAAAAGAGCGTCAAGGGGAAGTACAAGCCGAAGTTCCAACCGATATTGCCGCTTTTTTATTGAATGAAAAGCGTGATGCCCTAGTCTATCTTGAGCAAGACAGTGGTACTCGTATCACTATTTTGCCACACGCGCATTTGGAGTCACCAAACTTCAAGCTGCATTTTAACCGTGATGGTTTTGCTCCTTCAAGCTATGAGCGCATCACTGACACTCAGCAGCAAGAGCATAGCGACTTAGGTTACGATGTCGATTGGCAGACAGCTGATTCAGTGCGTCCAGAGCAGCAGCCTACTCGCCAGCCGCGTCAAAGCAGTAGCAATGCTAATGGCAATACTAGCCATAATAGTAGTAGTACTAAAAATGAGACTGCCAACCAGCGTCAGGCTAATAGCCAGCATAATGGTAGTGCTAACCATCAAAGCAGTACTCAAAATAGCACTCAGAACTCCAATCAACGTAGTGCTGATCGCGCCGTTAGCCACAGTAATGAGCATCGCAGCCAAGCCAATCGCCCAATAGCTAGTAATGCTGCTAGTAATGCTCAACAACCTAATCAAGCATCAGCTACCAATCTAGCTACTAATGCTGTGCAACAAAGCGCTGCACAGCCGCAAGCTGTGGCTTGGTTGTCGAACCTATTTGCACAAGCTCCGCAAGCTAAGATTGCTAATGTTAGCAGTCACAATGCAGCAGAAGCGATTGAGGCTTTGGTCAATACTGGCGCGCAAAGCTTAGGCTCATTTGGTCAGACCGATAGTAGTGCTTTGAGCCAACAAAGCCCTGCTGCCCCCTCTAATCAGCAGCCTAGCTCTGATAGGTCAGCTAATGAGCGTCAACCAACTCGCCGTAATCAAAACGATGACTCTACTAACGAGGATAAAACAGAGGATAGACGCCGTCGTAAGACTCGTAAGCCAAGACCTGCCAAGTCGCATCAGAGAAAAGAGCAGCGAGAGCAAGCTAGTGATGACAGCAGTGACAGTAATGAGCAAGGCTCAAGTAATGATCGTCAAAACCAATCAGTAGACAATCAAAATAAATCTGAGAGCGCTAATAAGCGTAATAATGATCGCGGTCATCGCAGCCGTCAGAGCTCTAGCCATGAGAGCAATGAAGACCATCAGCGTCAAGATAGCAATCAGACTACTAATGAGGCGGATGAGCAAGCTCGTAGTAAACGTAAACCGCATAGCAAACGCAGCTCACGCGGTACTCTTGAGCGTGGCGAGACCTTGGACGCTAATAACGTAAAAGCGAGTAACGACGATAATACGAAGCAAAACGAGCAGTCGCGTCATAACGATACTGGTAATCAACAAGCTAATAATGGACGCCGCAATCAAAACCCTAATGAAGTAACGTTGCAAGTCAATGAAGCGCCGATACAGCTCAAATCGCCGGAGGTGGTGCATCTGTCTTTGGACGATAGCAAAGCGACGCGTAAGCCTACAGACAAGTCCAAAGCTGATAAGCAGGCCAATGACTCAGCAAAACAGCATGACTTGGCTAAACAGGACGATGCCGCTAAAAAACTCGATAGCGGCTCAACCAGTACAGTCACAGCTAAAGAGCACGCGGACAAAACTGAAGCTAGCGATAACGTAGCTAAAACTAAAGCCGCGGCTAAAGCGGATTCTGAGTCAACCGCTGCAACCGCTGTAAATAAGGACTCGGCGTCAGTAACTACTGCTGATAACGCTAGCGTTGACAAAGTAGATAACATGGCTGCTAGCGATACAGCGGAAGAAGTCCAAGCTAAGCCTGCGACTAGTACTAACCAGTCTGCCCAGTCTGCCAATAGCGAGCTTAGTAGTGGTTTTGATCTTGATCATGATAAGCTATTTGCAGCGCGGTATGTCACTGCCAATAAATTTGGTCAAGCTAGCAACGACCCGCGTGTTGTACGTCGCCAGCAAGCTTTAGCCACTAAGCCAAAAGCTGACATCATAACCGCTGAGACGACTAGCCCAAGCAGCAATGTGGCGGCGGTTCGTGGTACGGTTGGGGCTTTCATCCGTGCAAGTCTAGCGGAAGCAGAAAAGCGTCTAGCCAATGAAGGCGTTATTAGCTGCTTTATTGCAGCGATTGCCGAGCACTCAAAGGTAACGCCAGCGGCTACTGAGACTGCTAATGCTAATAGCGAAGAATCTACTTTTGATTCTAATGGCTTTGATTTCAGCAACTACGGTTATGAGCCGCTAAGCGCTGATTACTTGCAGCGCTTTAAGACTATGACCGAGTCGACAAGCCAAGTCGCTATTGGTCAAGGCAAAACAGCGGTAGAACCACGTCCTATCACTAAACGCGCTAGTAACGATCCTCGCGGTCAGCATCCTAATTATAAGGAAGCAGCCGACATAGAAGAGCCGGTAGAGTCATCAGTAGAGCAGCAAGCTACTTTGAGTCTACCAAAAGTAGCTAGCGAAACTGCTGATGTTGACACTGATGCTCATGATGTAGCGGCAACGGCGCTATCAGCAGAAGCTCAAGCTGACAGTGTGAGCGTTGAGAGTGAGCAGCTATTAGAGGCAGAGCAGATCATTGATAGTGAGGTTGAGGCTAACCGTGATACTCAAAGCAAAGAGCACGCGCAGGCTGAAAAGTCAAAAACTACCATCGCTAGTTATAAGAACATGATTGAGAATGTGGCTGAGCAATTATTGCCGCAGACTGGTATGTTTAACCTAACCACGCCAAAGGTACCCAAAGCCCGTACTCGTAAGCCTAAGACTGAGCATAAAAAACCCACTCAGGCCGAAAAAGCGGAGGCGACTAGTAGCGCTGATACTGTTACTGACAGCGACAATAACGACAGTTAA
- a CDS encoding DUF808 domain-containing protein gives MAGASLLTLLDDISVILDDVSVMTKVAAKKTAGVLGDDLALNAEQVTGVKANRELPVVWAVAKGSFINKLILVPAALLISAIYPPLITILLMCGGLFLVYEGAEKVIHRFWPHALPDDEEHAARLKANADERVDLVAFEKRKIKGAIRTDFILSAEIIVIALGSTASATLLQRSLVLSILAIAITIGIYGLVAGIVKIDDLGLHLMEKEGQFNQKVGEVLFAAAPKLMKFLSIAGTLAMFLVGGGILVHGIGFLDHGVEDLAHLTGVFESFTTAILNGVIGFIIGAIIVAIFTIVGKIRGGDDKKSVSH, from the coding sequence ATGGCAGGTGCCAGTTTACTAACCTTACTTGATGACATCAGTGTGATATTAGATGACGTCTCCGTCATGACCAAAGTTGCTGCCAAAAAAACAGCGGGAGTATTAGGTGATGATTTAGCGCTCAATGCTGAGCAAGTGACAGGAGTCAAAGCCAATCGTGAGCTACCGGTGGTCTGGGCGGTAGCCAAAGGCTCGTTTATCAATAAGCTAATCTTGGTACCAGCGGCGCTGCTCATTAGTGCTATCTATCCGCCACTGATAACGATACTACTGATGTGTGGTGGTTTGTTTTTAGTTTATGAAGGTGCTGAAAAGGTCATTCATAGGTTTTGGCCCCACGCTCTACCAGATGATGAAGAGCATGCAGCGCGTCTAAAAGCCAATGCGGATGAAAGGGTCGATTTAGTCGCTTTTGAGAAACGCAAAATTAAAGGCGCTATTCGTACTGACTTTATATTATCTGCAGAGATTATCGTTATCGCTTTAGGGTCAACGGCTAGTGCCACGCTACTGCAGCGTAGTCTAGTGTTATCAATCTTAGCGATTGCCATTACTATTGGTATTTATGGGCTAGTAGCAGGCATCGTAAAAATAGACGATTTAGGCCTACATTTGATGGAGAAAGAAGGGCAGTTTAATCAAAAAGTAGGGGAGGTGCTGTTTGCTGCCGCGCCTAAATTAATGAAATTTTTATCTATCGCTGGTACTTTAGCCATGTTTTTAGTCGGTGGGGGTATCTTGGTGCACGGTATTGGCTTTTTGGATCACGGTGTTGAAGACCTTGCGCACTTAACTGGCGTTTTTGAAAGTTTCACCACTGCTATTTTGAATGGCGTCATTGGTTTTATTATTGGCGCTATCATCGTAGCTATCTTTACTATTGTGGGTAAAATACGCGGCGGCGATGATAAAAAGTCAGTCTCGCATTAA